The proteins below are encoded in one region of Nitrosomonas ureae:
- the holB gene encoding DNA polymerase III subunit delta' — translation MSEIYRWQQEIWSKLMRNRQFLGHALLLKGKQGIGKYDFARQLAKSLLCTAPMADHEACGECLSCGWFEHDSHPNFYLVMPEALAVISGGSGEKEEGEEKSGSASAKKSVSQKISIEQIRKLTDFVYLTGHQSGYKIILIYPAETMNTASTNALLKKLEEPPENVLFILITHQAQHLLPTIRSRCQQISMPIPDVESSVAWLQQQAVSDPEGKLAAAGYAPLSALLLDKGEYAAHYEQFIRHIAHPKQFDPLMLAGALQQTSLSTVVSWLQKWCYDLVSYHTTGKIRYYLKQSQAIQALSEQISLVECVRFTRELYIKQQLSHHPLNSRLFLEEMFITYAVMMRKE, via the coding sequence ATGAGTGAAATTTATCGCTGGCAACAGGAAATCTGGTCGAAATTGATGCGTAACCGTCAATTCCTGGGGCATGCGTTATTGCTTAAAGGTAAGCAGGGCATCGGCAAATATGATTTTGCGCGCCAACTGGCGAAATCATTGCTCTGCACTGCACCCATGGCTGATCATGAGGCTTGCGGAGAATGTTTGAGTTGTGGCTGGTTTGAACACGATAGCCATCCTAATTTTTATCTTGTGATGCCGGAAGCGCTCGCTGTAATTTCCGGGGGAAGTGGCGAAAAGGAAGAAGGTGAAGAGAAATCCGGCAGCGCTAGCGCCAAGAAAAGTGTCAGCCAGAAAATCAGCATCGAGCAGATTCGGAAATTGACTGATTTTGTTTATCTGACCGGCCATCAAAGCGGTTACAAGATTATTCTGATCTATCCTGCGGAAACGATGAATACCGCCTCAACCAATGCATTGCTGAAAAAACTCGAAGAGCCGCCAGAAAATGTATTGTTCATACTGATCACGCACCAGGCGCAGCATTTGCTGCCGACCATACGCAGTCGCTGTCAGCAGATTTCGATGCCGATACCGGATGTCGAATCTTCCGTGGCGTGGTTGCAACAGCAAGCGGTCAGTGATCCTGAAGGCAAGCTCGCTGCCGCGGGTTATGCACCCTTATCCGCATTGCTGTTGGATAAGGGGGAGTACGCAGCGCACTATGAACAATTCATCCGGCACATAGCTCATCCCAAGCAGTTTGATCCACTGATGCTGGCGGGAGCGTTGCAGCAAACGAGTTTGTCAACCGTGGTCAGTTGGCTGCAAAAATGGTGCTATGATTTGGTCAGTTATCACACTACCGGAAAAATCCGCTACTATTTGAAGCAATCGCAAGCCATTCAAGCGTTAAGTGAGCAAATCAGCCTAGTTGAGTGCGTGAGATTTACCCGCGAACTCTACATTAAACAACAACTGTCGCATCATCCGCTTAATTCGCGCCTGTTTCTGGAGGAAATGTTCATCACGTATGCCGTCATGATGCGGAAAGAATAA
- a CDS encoding D-hexose-6-phosphate mutarotase, with amino-acid sequence MMTIEELNTKYKIAGQLEFIAGNGGLPMIRVNNAKAAALISLHAGQVLSYQPAGEPEDVLFLSEKAYYQDGKAIKGGAPICWPWFGADPEGKGRPGHGFVRNRAWNVVATEAMNNGDVKVTLGLVDTPDTRAIWPQSFSLLQEIVIGATLNLSLITRNTGKETFSITQAFHTYFKVGDIARTKVLGLEGCEYIDKAGGGNEQKRQSDAVTIESEVDRIYLDVGNTLTIDDSALNRRIQITSQGSKTAVVWNPWEKISKEMADLEDTDYQRLVCVETTNAANDVVEVAPGSECRLIASYRVIRN; translated from the coding sequence ATGATGACTATCGAAGAACTCAACACCAAGTACAAAATTGCAGGTCAACTTGAATTTATAGCGGGTAACGGCGGATTGCCGATGATCCGGGTGAATAATGCCAAGGCCGCGGCATTGATTTCGCTTCATGCCGGACAGGTGTTGTCATACCAGCCAGCCGGAGAACCGGAAGATGTTCTTTTCCTGAGTGAAAAAGCGTATTACCAGGATGGCAAAGCAATTAAAGGCGGCGCACCGATCTGCTGGCCATGGTTTGGCGCCGACCCGGAAGGCAAGGGTCGTCCTGGACATGGATTTGTACGTAATCGTGCGTGGAATGTCGTGGCCACCGAAGCTATGAACAATGGTGATGTCAAAGTCACGCTGGGTTTGGTGGATACACCGGATACGCGTGCGATCTGGCCGCAATCGTTCAGTCTGTTGCAAGAAATTGTAATTGGCGCTACGTTGAATCTGTCCTTGATCACGCGCAATACCGGAAAAGAAACATTCTCCATTACACAAGCGTTCCATACCTACTTTAAAGTGGGTGATATCGCACGGACGAAAGTGCTCGGGTTGGAAGGTTGTGAATATATCGATAAGGCGGGTGGCGGCAATGAGCAAAAGCGGCAATCGGATGCAGTGACCATAGAATCGGAAGTTGACCGCATCTATCTGGATGTTGGCAACACCTTAACGATCGACGATAGTGCGCTGAACCGACGCATTCAGATTACTTCGCAAGGCAGCAAAACCGCAGTGGTATGGAATCCCTGGGAAAAAATTTCCAAGGAAATGGCCGATCTGGAAGACACCGACTATCAGCGCTTAGTATGTGTTGAAACCACGAATGCCGCAAATGATGTCGTGGAAGTAGCACCGGGAAGTGAGTGCAGGTTAATTGCTAGCTACCGGGTGATACGTAACTAA
- the tmk gene encoding dTMP kinase has product MKQGKFITLEGIDGAGKSTQLAWIAELLQRAGKRVVVSREPGGTALGEQLRALLLDKSITMHAETETLLMFAARREHLDKVILPALAQDQWVLSDRFTDASFAYQSGGRGLNSAKLDILEQWVQGTLQPDLTLYFDVPADVGQQRVSRGGVVDRFEQEQADFFLRVRAAYLDRAQRFSDRIKIIDSNRSLPEVKAAVEQVLQSLLHHE; this is encoded by the coding sequence ATGAAGCAAGGCAAATTCATTACGCTGGAAGGTATCGACGGTGCGGGCAAATCGACCCAGTTGGCATGGATAGCCGAACTATTGCAACGCGCAGGAAAACGGGTTGTGGTGTCGCGCGAACCGGGCGGGACAGCATTGGGTGAGCAGTTGCGCGCACTGCTGCTGGATAAATCCATCACCATGCATGCGGAAACCGAAACATTACTGATGTTCGCAGCGCGGCGTGAACATTTGGATAAAGTGATTTTGCCCGCTCTTGCGCAGGATCAATGGGTGTTGTCGGATCGTTTCACTGATGCCAGCTTTGCCTATCAGAGTGGAGGCAGGGGGTTGAATAGCGCTAAACTGGACATTCTGGAGCAATGGGTGCAAGGTACATTGCAGCCGGATTTGACATTGTATTTCGATGTCCCGGCGGATGTGGGGCAACAACGTGTCAGTCGGGGAGGAGTCGTGGATCGATTCGAGCAAGAGCAAGCCGATTTCTTCCTGAGAGTGCGTGCAGCGTATCTGGATAGAGCGCAGCGGTTTTCTGATCGTATCAAAATTATCGACAGCAATCGATCGTTACCGGAAGTCAAAGCTGCGGTTGAACAAGTATTGCAGTCCTTATTGCATCATGAGTGA
- the ampD gene encoding 1,6-anhydro-N-acetylmuramyl-L-alanine amidase AmpD — MQIDTSGLVHAVSFIASPNCDERPADAEINLLVIHNISLPPDEFGGTGVIELFTNQIDPQAHPYYHSLLGLKVSAHFFIRRAGMIIQFVPCTKRAWHAGISQWQGKERCNDFSLGIELEGSDLMPFADAQYASLSALTRCLCDHYPIRHIAGHSDIAPGRKTDPGPYFDWKKYASDLGEKKFFNAMQNFL, encoded by the coding sequence ATGCAAATCGATACATCCGGCCTTGTCCATGCCGTTTCATTCATTGCCTCGCCAAATTGCGACGAGCGCCCGGCGGATGCGGAAATCAACTTATTAGTGATCCATAATATCAGTCTCCCGCCCGACGAATTCGGCGGCACTGGCGTGATTGAGCTGTTTACCAATCAAATCGATCCGCAAGCACACCCTTATTATCACTCGTTACTAGGGTTGAAAGTATCGGCCCATTTTTTCATCCGCCGCGCCGGCATGATCATTCAATTTGTCCCTTGCACTAAACGTGCCTGGCATGCAGGGATATCCCAATGGCAAGGCAAAGAACGTTGCAATGATTTCTCGCTGGGCATTGAACTGGAAGGCAGCGATTTGATGCCATTTGCCGATGCGCAATACGCATCGTTGAGCGCATTAACCAGATGCCTGTGCGATCACTATCCCATCCGGCATATCGCCGGACATTCGGATATCGCACCCGGACGCAAAACCGATCCAGGGCCTTATTTTGATTGGAAGAAATATGCATCCGATTTAGGCGAGAAAAAATTCTTCAATGCAATGCAAAATTTTTTATGA